From the genome of Nakamurella flavida, one region includes:
- the mnhG gene encoding monovalent cation/H(+) antiporter subunit G, protein MSVVDTIASVCLVGGALLSMLAGIAVLRFPDTMSRIHAATKPQVLGIVLLMIGLGLRLGTVAIIGELALIVVLQFVTAPVAAHLTVRAAFRGEQEDQDAQPDGLSGHGAEAAGADDTPTEIAHALVDENVGADPDHPNRTVLDRRPESD, encoded by the coding sequence ATGAGCGTCGTCGACACCATCGCCTCGGTCTGCCTGGTCGGCGGAGCACTGCTGTCCATGCTCGCCGGGATCGCCGTCCTGCGGTTTCCCGACACCATGTCCCGGATCCACGCCGCCACCAAGCCCCAGGTGCTCGGCATCGTCCTGCTGATGATCGGGCTCGGCCTGCGGTTGGGCACGGTCGCCATCATCGGCGAGCTCGCCCTCATCGTCGTCCTGCAGTTCGTGACCGCTCCGGTGGCCGCCCATCTCACCGTGCGGGCCGCCTTCCGGGGGGAGCAGGAGGACCAGGACGCGCAACCGGACGGCCTGAGCGGGCACGGTGCGGAAGCCGCGGGGGCCGACGACACCCCGACCGAGATCGCCCATGCCCTGGTCGACGAGAACGTCGGAGCCGATCCGGACCACCCCAACCGGACCGTGCTCGATCGGCGACCCGAGAGCGATTGA
- a CDS encoding monovalent cation/H+ antiporter complex subunit F, translating into MTVTMWICGVLFGLGATFSAIRLVRGPTMIDRAAALDIILAIIVGVLVLIAADTESPIMLVVAVVVALLGFIGSAGLAKLLPRDRR; encoded by the coding sequence ATGACCGTGACCATGTGGATCTGCGGGGTGCTCTTCGGGCTCGGCGCCACGTTCTCCGCCATCCGGCTCGTGCGGGGGCCGACCATGATCGACCGCGCCGCCGCCCTGGACATCATCCTGGCGATCATCGTCGGGGTCCTCGTGCTGATCGCCGCGGACACCGAGAGCCCGATCATGCTGGTGGTGGCCGTGGTCGTCGCCCTGCTCGGTTTCATCGGGTCGGCCGGACTGGCCAAACTGCTGCCCCGGGACCGCCGATGA
- a CDS encoding Na+/H+ antiporter subunit E produces MTGRVRGRERQWEIRGREFSRRTHWQTYLVALVVLVIIWIFLWGSINPVLIGIGVVCSAIVLFVFPLPSLEFRVGVHPGKAAVLIGRFLVDMVVASVHIAWLAIRPRLPRTEVTTVQLTTDSDLVQALTALAVSLVPGSLIIEADPEERTLLIHVLDADQATMDEFANKVRAQERRIVEAFGTDDPQAPGPVLDRVGVRDRAARRGSSPMTRRRKGGPRR; encoded by the coding sequence ATGACCGGGCGCGTGCGCGGCCGGGAACGTCAGTGGGAGATCCGCGGGCGGGAGTTCAGCCGTCGGACCCACTGGCAGACCTACCTCGTCGCCCTCGTGGTGCTGGTGATCATCTGGATCTTCCTGTGGGGCTCGATCAACCCGGTGCTCATCGGTATCGGGGTCGTCTGCAGCGCCATCGTGCTGTTCGTCTTCCCGCTGCCGTCGCTGGAGTTCCGGGTGGGGGTGCACCCCGGCAAGGCAGCCGTCCTGATCGGCCGCTTCCTCGTCGACATGGTCGTCGCCAGCGTGCACATCGCCTGGCTGGCGATCCGACCGCGCCTGCCACGGACCGAGGTCACCACCGTCCAGCTGACCACCGACTCCGATCTCGTCCAGGCCCTGACCGCACTCGCCGTGTCCCTGGTGCCCGGCAGTCTCATCATCGAGGCCGACCCCGAGGAGCGCACCCTGCTCATCCACGTGCTCGACGCCGACCAGGCGACCATGGACGAGTTCGCGAACAAGGTGCGCGCGCAGGAACGCCGCATCGTCGAGGCCTTCGGGACCGACGACCCGCAGGCGCCCGGGCCGGTCCTCGACCGGGTGGGCGTCCGCGACCGCGCCGCCCGCCGTGGGTCCTCGCCGATGACGCGACGCCGGAAGGGGGGACCGCGACGATGA